In Primulina huaijiensis isolate GDHJ02 chromosome 4, ASM1229523v2, whole genome shotgun sequence, a genomic segment contains:
- the LOC140975317 gene encoding ATP synthase subunit beta, mitochondrial-like, translating into MASRRLLASFLRSSAARTSRSMFSAAPRPRALHRPSPAGHFLHRFAAHYATSTTAAATPSAPAPSTGGPSGKITDEFTGQGAIGKVCQVIGAVVDVRFDEGLPPILTALEVLDNQIRLVLEVAQHLGENVVRCIAMDGTEGLVRGQRVLNTGSPITVPVGRATLGRIINVIGEPIDHRGNISTEHYLPIHREAPAFVEQATEQQILVTGIKVVDLLAPYQRGGKIGLFGGAGVGKTVLIMELINNVAKAHGGFSVFAGVGERTREGNDLYREMIESGVIKLGDKQADSKCALVYGQMNEPPGARARVGLTGLTVAEHFRDAEGQDVLLFIDNIFRFTQANSEVSALLGRIPSAVGYQPTLATDLGGLQERITTTKKGSITSVQAIYVPADDLTDPAPATTFAHLDATTVLSRQISELGIYPAVDPLDSTSRMLSPHILGEEHYNTARGVQKVLQNYKNLQDIIAILGMDELSEDDKLTVARARKIQRFLSQPFHVAEVFTGAPGKYVELKESITSFQGVLDGKYDDLSEQSFYMVGGIEEVIAKAEKIAKESAA; encoded by the exons ATGGCTTCTCGGAGGCTGTTAGCCTCATTCCTCCGGTCCTCCGCCGCCCGCACCTCAAGATCCATGTTTTCCGCCGCCCCCAGGCCCCGGGCGCTGCACCGTCCCTCGCCCGCCGGTCACTTCCTGCACCGGTTTGCTGCTCACTACGCCACATCTACTACGGCGGCGGCCACCCCCTCAGCCCCTGCACCTTCCACTGGTGGGCCGTCGGGGAAAATCACCGATGAGTTCACTGGCCAGGGTGCGATCGGGAAGGTGTGCCAGGTGATCGGAGCCGTTGTCGATGTGAGGTTTGACGAGGGTTTGCCCCCTATTTTGACGGCGCTGGAGGTCTTGGATAACCAGATCAGGCTTGTTTTGGAGGTGGCGCAGCACTTGGGTGAGAATGTGGTAAGGTGTATTGCTATGGATGGGACTGAAGGGTTGGTCCGAGGCCAGCGTGTGCTCAACACTGGATCCCCCATTACT GTGCCCGTTGGTAGAGCAACCCTTGGACGTATCATTAACGTCATCGGAGAGCCAATTGATCACAGGGGCAATATTA GCACTGAACACTATTTACCAATTCACCGTGAAGCTCCTGCCTTTGTGGAGCAAGCTACAGAGCAACAAATTCTCGTCACTGGTATCAAG GTCGTCGACCTTCTTGCACCTTACCAAAGAGGAGGGAAAATTGGTTTATTTGGCGGTGCTGGTGTAGGAAAAACTGTGCTTATTATGGAACTGATTAATAATGTTGCAAAAGCTCATG GTGGCTTCTCTGTCTTTGCTGGTGTAGGTGAACGTACTCGAGAGGGCAATGATTTGTACAGAGAAATGATTGAGAGTGGTGTTATTAAGCTAGGTGACAAGCAG GCCGATAGCAAGTGTGCCCTTGTCTATGGTCAAATGAATGAACCCCCAGGCGCTCGTGCTCGTGTGGGACTTACTGGACTTACAGTGGCCGAACATTTCCGTGATGCGGAAGGGCAAGATGTGCTCCTCTTCATTGACAATATCTTCCGATTTACTCAA GCCAACTCAGAAGTGTCTGCTTTGCTTGGGCGTATCCCGTCTGCAGTCGGATATCAACCTACTTTGGCAACAGATCTTGGAGGCCTTCAAGAACGCATTACTACAACTAAGAAAGGTTCCATTACATCTGTGCAAGCCATTTATGTGCCAGCTGATGATTTGACAGATCCAGCACCTGCAACCACCTTTGCTCACTTGGATGCCACAACTGTGTTATCTCGACAG ATTTCTGAGCTTGGTATCTATCCTGCCGTTGATCCTCTTGATTCAACATCTCGTATGCTTTCCCCACACATTCTGGGAGAAGAACACTACAATACAGCTCGAGGTGTACAAAAAGTCCTCCAAAACTATAAAAATCTTCAAGATATTATTGCCATTCTTGGAATGGATGAACTTAGTGAAGATGACAAATTGACTGTTGCACGTGCTCGTAAAATTCAACGGTTCTTGAGCCAGCCTTTCCATGTTGCCGAAGTTTTCACGGGTGCCCCGGGCAAGTACGTAGAGTTGAAAGAGAGCATCACCAGCTTCCag